A part of Salmo trutta chromosome 15, fSalTru1.1, whole genome shotgun sequence genomic DNA contains:
- the LOC115148564 gene encoding ubiquitin-conjugating enzyme E2 B isoform X2, which yields MMWNAVIFGPVGTPFEDGTFKLVIEFSEEYPNKPPTVRFISKMFHPNVYADGSICLDILQNRWSPTYDVSSILTSIQSLLDEPNPNSPANSQAAQLYQENKREYEKRVSAIVEQSWVDS from the exons GCCTGTGGGTACACCATTTGAGGATG gaacTTTTAAGCTTGTGATAGAATTTTCAGAAGAGTACCCTAACAAGCCACCCACGGTTCGATTTATCTCCAAAATGTTTCACCCAAATG TCTATGCAGATGGAAGTATATGTTTAGACATCCTTCAGAATCGTTGGAGCCCCACGTATGATGTGTCTTCCATTTTGACGTCTATCCAG TCCCTGTTGGATGAGCCGAATCCTAACAGTCCAGCCAACAGCCAGGCTGCACAGCTTTATCAAGAAAACAAGCGGGAGTACGAGAAGAGAGTTTCTGCCATCGTGGAGCAGAGCTGGGTAGACTCCTAA
- the LOC115148565 gene encoding CDKN2AIP N-terminal-like protein: protein MAQVEIEEFIEQNRHLATLVDTYRGISESEKHWKARREFLFRNINDFEDPHIDQLLALSMVWANNVFLGCRYSPDLLEKMKEMAEGIVVEDAPVFKTRDEIMKNQKR from the exons ATGGCCCAGGTGGAAATCGAGGAATTCATTGAACAAAACAGGCATTTGGCCACGCTTGTAGATACATATCGTGGCATCTCAGAGAGTGAAAAACACTGGAAGGCCAGGAGGGAATTCCTATTCAGAAATATAAACGACTTTGAGGACCCACACATTGACCAGCTGCTAGCATTGTCCATGGTATGGGCCAACAACGTGTTTCTTGGCTGTCG ATACAGTCCAGACCTCCTGGAGAAAATGAAGGAAATGGCTGAAGGAATTGTGGTGGAGGATGCCCCTGTTTTCAAAACCAGAGATGAGATAATGAAAAACCAG aAACGATGA